GCCGGGGCACTGTGGCCTTCGGCATCGGCTATCATGATACCCCACTGGTTGTCCTCAAGCCTGATAATGTCGTAATAGTCGCCTCCTGCGTACCGGCTGGTCTTGTAGTAGGCGGCAAGCTTCATTCCTTTGATGGTGGGCAGCTGTTTGGGCAGCAGATCCCGTTGCACCTCCGAGACAATTTCCAGCTCGCGCTCGAGCTCGGCCTTTTGCTGTTCCACCTCGCGTTTCAACCGGTAGATGGTCAGGTGCGTGTTGACCCGAGCAATTACTTCATCGGCCTGAAACGGCTTGGCAATGTAATCCACCGCCCCCAGATCAAGTCCCCGGACCTTGTCCTCGGTCTCGTCGAGGGCGGAAAGAAAAATTATTGGAATCTCACTGGTATTCTCATCCTCTTTCAAGCGGCGGCAGACCTCATAGCCGTCGATATCCGGCATCATGATATCAAGGAGAATCAGGTGCGGAGCCGCTTTGCGCGCTACCGCCAGGGCGCTTTCACCATTCTTGGCCACAAGGAGCTTGTAGCCGCGCCCGCTGAGTGTCTGATAGAGCACCTGTAGATTCGTGGGGTTGTCGTCTACCAGCAAGATCTTTTCGTTTGTCACATTATTGTCTGCTACTGTTGCCATGTCACTCACTGCCACCTCCAAGTTGCCTTCGCCCTGCCTGTCAAGGCGTCATCTCCTATTATCAGGTTGTCATACGTTGATCAACCCTCATTAGATCCCTTAGATCCCAGCTGACGCGGAGTGTTGGCGGATCTGGTCCCTGGCTATCCTGATTGACTGTGGAATTACTTGTTTGGCTAGAACTTGAAAACCAGCGGCACCAGCACAATGGTGATAATGCCCACAATAACGGTCAAAGGCACCCCTATTTTCACATAGTCACCAAAGCTATACCCCCCAGGTCTGTAGACCATCAGGTTGGTCTGGTAGCCCATGGGCGAGATAAAACTGCACGAGGCGCCCACCAGCACTGTCATGGCAAAGGGAGTGAAGCTAACTCCCAGGTCTGCAGCCATGCCAAGGGCTATAGGGAACATGAACACAGCAGAGGCAACATTGGTAATGATCGTGTCCATCGCAATGCAGCCCAGGAAGATGACAGCAAGCGCCACCTGGGGACTGCCGCCGCCGATTCCGGAGAGCACCTCGGCAATGCTTGCTGCCAGGCCGCTGTGCGTAACTGCCGCCTCCAGGCCAATGGCGCTGGCAATAACTACCAGAGTGCTGAACTCAATGCTGCGTCCCGCTGTCTCGAGAGACATACAGCCCGTAAGCACCATGAGACCACTGGCGAGCAGGGCAGCATTGAGCATACTCATCATGCCGACGGCCACAACTGCCACCATCCCGATGGTAATCAGACCTGCGGCAACTGCTCGATCCGTGCGCTGGATGCGGGCACCGGAGAGTCGCTTACTCAGAGCAAATTCAATTTCATTTCGGTTTTCATAATAAAAGCTATCGTCTACTTCCAGAACCGCAATATCACCGGCCTTGATGCGTACATCACGAAGACGCCCTTCTATGGGTCGTCCGTGCCTGGAAACTGCCACCAGCTTCATCCTGTATGGACTTTCCGGCAGGGGCAATTCCCTGATCTTTCTGCCTACCGCCCTGGAACGGTGTGAAACGACCACCTCCACCAGACCGTGAGTGTAACGCTCGGTTTCCATTTCGTGGCCGGTTATCAGCGGCCTTAGGCCACTGGTGCCCCAGATCTGCGGCAAATAGTCAATCTCCGCAGAAAAAATGAGCTCATCCCCTGCTCTCAATCTCGTATCTGCCGTAATGGCTGGCTCTGAACCATCCAGGCACTTCAGTCCCAACAATTGAAAGCCGCGCTGGTTGAAAAATCCCACCGCCTCAAGGGTCTTGCCGACCAGAGGTCCCTCGGCTTCCACGACAAACTCGGCCCCGAAAGACCTCCTTTCCGTGTCCGCATCCTTTTTTTCTGCCTGCGCCGGCAGCAACCATCTGCTGAAGACCATGATGAAGGCAAGGCCCGCCACGGTGGCTGGAACTCCGATCCAGGCCGGATCAAAAATTCCGAGTTCTCTCATGATCGGCAAACCCGGATCATTTTGAGCAATTGCGTCAACAATCATCCCAGCCACAACCAGGTTGGTGGCGGTGCCAATGAGCGTACAGGTTCCCCCGAGTATGGAAGCATAGCTCAGGGGAATATAGAGACGACTGGCAGACAGACGACACGTCTTGGCCAGATCTCTTATGACCGGGATCATCATGGCCACAAGAGGGGTGTTGTTCAGGAAGGCGCTGCCCACCGCGACCGGCGGTAGAATTTTCAACTGGGCCCCAGCAAGAGTTCTGGGTCTGCCGATCAGTTTCTCCGTTATCATGGTAATGGCGCCGGTGGAATACATTCCTGCGGCAACCATGAACAGCGCCCCGATGGTGAGCATGCCGGCATTCGAGAATCCCTTGAGGCTCTGCTCCAGAGGAGCGAGCCTGAAAGTAATAGTCAATGTGAGAGCCCCAAGGAAAATTGCCGCAGGAGGAAGTCTTGTCTTGATGAGAAAGGCAAAGGTAACGGCAAGAATGGCGATGGTCAAGTAGGCGTCAAATGACATACAAAGCACCTCGGGAGTTGAGAAGGTGGGTAACCGTTTTCAGGAAACGTCTTTCAGGAAACGTCGGGGTGTGACTGCCGACCAAAACTTTGCCTGCCACAATGCCCTACTTTCCTGCGGGCTCTTTCTTTTCGGTTGCAGCAAGCGCTGCTGCCGCTGCAGCGGCCTTGGCTTTATCTTCATCAGTAACAGCGGCAGCGTTATTGGTGCTGTCTGTTTTCTGCTGGGAAGCTGCCTGGGTAGACTCCGGAGGAAAGTAAACGGTAACATTCTTGTGGGCAAACTCTATGCCCTCCTTGCGAAAGGCTTCTTGCAGCCGTCTGTATACCTCACGCCTGAGCACAAACTGCTCTCCTGGCACTGACTTGAACTTCACTCGCATGACCATAGCGGAGTCATCCATCTCCCGCACTCCCTGGGATTTGATCTTATCCAGCAGGCTCGGTCCCAGCTCCGGATCTTTGGATATCTCTTTGTTTATCTTTTTGATGATCTTTCTTACCTTGTCCACATCCGTGTCATAGCGGACCCGGAAGCTGAGCTTCATGATAATGTAGTCTCGGCTATAATTGGTCACCGAACTCATTGCCCCAAAGGGGATGGTGTGAATCATGCCCCGATGGTGCCGCAGCCTGAGAGAGCGCAATGAAATGTGCTCCACTGTACCGCGCACCTGGCCCGCCTCAATATAGTCGCCCACCCGGAAGGCATCATCTATGAGAAAGAAAATTCCGGAAATGATGTCCCGCACCAGGGTCTGGGCCCCAAAGCCAATGGCCAGGCCGACCACGCCTGCACTGGCAATCAGAGGGCCAATGTTGACGCCAATGGACGACAGCACAATCATGATGACCACCACAAGGAGCACTGCCAGGATGAATTTCTTGAGCAGTACCAGCAAGGTTCCCTTGCGGGTTCCACCCACACCCCCCTCATCCATGTCCTCATCATGCTCCGGCATTTCCTCCTGGATCTTCTGGTCGATGCGGATCTTGGCATACTCCCAGACTATGAAGGCGAGAAGCAAGGTAACCACAATACTCAGGGCGTGGGTGCTCAGGATTCTGCCCACATTGAGGTCTATGCCCCACAGCTTGAGGAGTACAAAGAAAATACATACAAGAAGAGTGATGCGAAAGGCCCGTTGAATCAAGGGAAGGTAGTAATGGATCTTTTCCTCCGGCTGCTGGGGTTTCTCAGCTTCCTCTCCCTCCTGCTCCTCGGTATCGCTGCCAGCCGCCTCTGGGGAAGTTTCTTCACCGCTGAGGTTAATAATCTCCGCCTGTTCTCCGGAGGCAATGCTCAGCAGCTTCTTGCCCCACTGATCGATACCGATAAAAAGAGGTATCAGGAAAAGACTGACGATCAGATTCAGCACTCGCCCCTCACCCTCGAGAAGCACTCTCATCTGCCAGAAGGCCCCTGCTGCCAGCACGTAAAGGATGGCAAAGAGGTGCCATGATCTGGCAAACTTGCCGCGGAAGGTGGCGGGAGTGCATTCGTCCACAACCTCGTGGCAAATGGCGCGGGCTACTCGCTGGCGGCTCTGGAGGATCATGCAGATAAGCAATATTATTACGGCCACACCAGAAATGCTGTAAGTGAATAGATAGAGCTCCTCACTCACTCCCACCTCTCTGAGGATGCTGCCCGCCACTGCGATAATAGCTGAAATTATGCTGATGCCCACTATCCAGCGGTAGAGAAATCTGGCATCGCTGTCCTCCAGCGGACACAAGCGCACGCCGGCTCCAGTAGGGGCAAAGATTAATTCAGCAGCAAACATGATGAGCCGCACATAATAGCTGCCCACCACAAAGCTGAATGCTACGAGGTATGCTGGTGCCGTTTGATCATAGGCGAGAACCACAATCAGAAATGTGGTCAGCATGTAGCCGAATACACACACCATTTCCAGGACTACTCGCAGCGCAAAACGACTGAAAGCACGAGTTCGGCCGGAAGGCATGGCTGTGGGGATAGCCTCTCGAACATTGGGATAGCCTCTCGAACATTGCCGGTAACTCGGTGAAGCAGCCATTCAGCAAGCGCTCCAGCGCCAATCACCAGCACCACACCCAGAAGTGTCAGCAGCAGACCAATCCAACCCTTGCCCCCAGACAGGGTGTACAACAGCCCGGACCATTCAGTGGCATTGCCGCTCATCTTTCTGTAAATATTACCGAGCCGTCTGAAAGAAGATGAAACGGCCTGTGATGATTCAATAAAGAAATTCATCAGCCTGCCTTCTCTCCCGGTCTTGCTCTGGACTGCTGCTGCATCAGGCTCACGGGCCTCATTTTTCAGCTTCCTGGCCAGTATCTCTCTCGCCTGTTCATCAGTCAGGGTGGCCATAAACGAGTCAACCTGGTCACTGCTGAGGTGCTCTGGAATATGGCTGTCGGCGGCTGTTGAGGTCTTTTCTGTCTTTTTGTCAACCGCAAGCGCTTTTACCTGCTGCAACCCGGCAGCCTGTAGACTCTGGCTGCCATGCAATAACATGACAGAGATGATGATGCAGGTAAGAGATAGAAATACGCCTTTTTTCATCACAGCTCCTTTTTACATCGATAAGTGCTCAGTTCTCTTAAAGAGTTGCAAGCAAAGGCACCCTTGTCAAGATGATATTATTGAAATCAATTGGTAACGTTCAAAAGTGTTTGCAAGGTCAGAAATGGACTGTTT
The Deltaproteobacteria bacterium DNA segment above includes these coding regions:
- a CDS encoding SpoIIE family protein phosphatase; amino-acid sequence: MATVADNNVTNEKILLVDDNPTNLQVLYQTLSGRGYKLLVAKNGESALAVARKAAPHLILLDIMMPDIDGYEVCRRLKEDENTSEIPIIFLSALDETEDKVRGLDLGAVDYIAKPFQADEVIARVNTHLTIYRLKREVEQQKAELERELEIVSEVQRDLLPKQLPTIKGMKLAAYYKTSRYAGGDYYDIIRLEDNQWGIMIADAEGHSAPAAVRMAMTCALLRGYHESATDPAALLRDVNETLCDVMEGSFVTALYCVYDSTLRSLRMARAGHMPAVLCRPGEGRAVELSCDGVHPLGIFPYEHVPVTEAPLRSGDHVLFYTDGLTERFNPRGEMYGLDRLLTRFQGSTSSEPQEVLDAIMADAERFADGLPAEDDQALLLCVIE
- a CDS encoding SLC13 family permease is translated as MSFDAYLTIAILAVTFAFLIKTRLPPAAIFLGALTLTITFRLAPLEQSLKGFSNAGMLTIGALFMVAAGMYSTGAITMITEKLIGRPRTLAGAQLKILPPVAVGSAFLNNTPLVAMMIPVIRDLAKTCRLSASRLYIPLSYASILGGTCTLIGTATNLVVAGMIVDAIAQNDPGLPIMRELGIFDPAWIGVPATVAGLAFIMVFSRWLLPAQAEKKDADTERRSFGAEFVVEAEGPLVGKTLEAVGFFNQRGFQLLGLKCLDGSEPAITADTRLRAGDELIFSAEIDYLPQIWGTSGLRPLITGHEMETERYTHGLVEVVVSHRSRAVGRKIRELPLPESPYRMKLVAVSRHGRPIEGRLRDVRIKAGDIAVLEVDDSFYYENRNEIEFALSKRLSGARIQRTDRAVAAGLITIGMVAVVAVGMMSMLNAALLASGLMVLTGCMSLETAGRSIEFSTLVVIASAIGLEAAVTHSGLAASIAEVLSGIGGGSPQVALAVIFLGCIAMDTIITNVASAVFMFPIALGMAADLGVSFTPFAMTVLVGASCSFISPMGYQTNLMVYRPGGYSFGDYVKIGVPLTVIVGIITIVLVPLVFKF
- a CDS encoding mechanosensitive ion channel family protein; protein product: MAASPSYRQCSRGYPNVREAIPTAMPSGRTRAFSRFALRVVLEMVCVFGYMLTTFLIVVLAYDQTAPAYLVAFSFVVGSYYVRLIMFAAELIFAPTGAGVRLCPLEDSDARFLYRWIVGISIISAIIAVAGSILREVGVSEELYLFTYSISGVAVIILLICMILQSRQRVARAICHEVVDECTPATFRGKFARSWHLFAILYVLAAGAFWQMRVLLEGEGRVLNLIVSLFLIPLFIGIDQWGKKLLSIASGEQAEIINLSGEETSPEAAGSDTEEQEGEEAEKPQQPEEKIHYYLPLIQRAFRITLLVCIFFVLLKLWGIDLNVGRILSTHALSIVVTLLLAFIVWEYAKIRIDQKIQEEMPEHDEDMDEGGVGGTRKGTLLVLLKKFILAVLLVVVIMIVLSSIGVNIGPLIASAGVVGLAIGFGAQTLVRDIISGIFFLIDDAFRVGDYIEAGQVRGTVEHISLRSLRLRHHRGMIHTIPFGAMSSVTNYSRDYIIMKLSFRVRYDTDVDKVRKIIKKINKEISKDPELGPSLLDKIKSQGVREMDDSAMVMRVKFKSVPGEQFVLRREVYRRLQEAFRKEGIEFAHKNVTVYFPPESTQAASQQKTDSTNNAAAVTDEDKAKAAAAAAALAATEKKEPAGK